The nucleotide window tcattacattttattttataaatgccacacaaactattaaaatcattattataattatggtttttttatatgttttattatatgactgTTGAGCTAGTGTGctggtttatatttttcttcactataaacattaattaaattttcaataatattattagtataaaagtattttatatagatattatcaACGCTGTGCGTTTTATTTATAGGTTTCAACATTGTTacgtttttagattaaattttttttttttataaatattatcaattaatgatgctttatatccattttttcctGCAATAATCTTTATTTCTGcatctaaatttttcttgttGTTCTGTGTATAATGTATCACTCTATTCaacatgtttgtaaatatattaattttgtgtgaccatGAATGATTGAATTTTCTATTGAGTTATTTTAACCTACAGcaagtaaaataactaaaatccAAATGATCTAtagtcacaaaaaaataatatatttacaagcaTGTTAAATAGAGCAATACATTACATACAAAACAACAGGAAAcattagaaattagaaataatttttcatttctaattagaaataaatattataaagagtattgcagtaaaaatggatataaaacattgttaattgacaatatttataaaaaaaaaattaatttaaaaatgtaacaacatTGAAACCTAAAAATAAAGCATACAGCATtgataatatctatataaaatactcttacactaataatattattgagaatttaattaatgtttataatgatgaaaaatataaaccagcACACGAACCCAACAatcacataataaaacatttaaaaaaaccgtaattataataatgattttaatagtttgtgtagcatttataaaacaaaatgtaatgattgtgatgaaatttatatTGAGAAAACTAATAGATCATATAAAGTAAGATTTGCAgaacatcttagatatataaacaaaaaattgggtttttctaATGTTGCCAACCATCTAAAAGTGAATAAACATTCTAATACTGACTTAgaaactaatttgaaaataattgaagtcacaaaagaaaattctaataacaaattggacattttagaaaaatatcatatataaacagaaatatttggcTTAATCAATCTGCAGGCAGAGTTTGATAATGATACTCTTTTCAAAGCTGCTATAGATAGCTTTTATTAATATTGGGTAaagtttatattgatttttaattattatttgactaCATGTATTATgctatatatgtaataatacgATCAACTGATGATAAGGAAATTCCTTGAAAGTGCttttaatatatagaaaagaaaaataataagataaggtaagagTTCTTATTGATTCTGTACTTTGTTGGATGgtgctgaattttgttttatgcttttggaatatatacatatatagtggaatttttataatttgtattaattactactgctaaattaagttttcatttgaAAGATACCTGtaactacaaaatttaaacaaaaaaggaattCTATGAGAAATATTAGCCTCCTAAATATTTGAATCGGAGTCAtacagaatagaaataaaatgacgCAGTGGTGTAAGTTATGAATGATCAGCATGCTAGTCAtccaaataataaacaacaacaaagacttattttttatttttcatttctcagtGCAGTTACTGAAATGTGTgggtaactgaaaaataaaaactggaaccAAATTTGATGATTAAAGTTACAGATTGGGGTAATTGCAGTTGAACACCTCAGTCGTGAAAACACAAAatctttaaatagtaaaaaactattcaaaattttaaagtagcAATGTGAACTAAACATagacaatatttatatacaaataaataatgaaaaataaaaactaataattaaattttatgttgcaaTAATTACCAGAACCACAGTCGATgccatcttcatcatcatcagaCAACTTTTCAGCCTTGATTTTTACCTCCTGTTTaagtttaacattattaacaCTAATCTTTTCACTACTGGAATTCTTTAACAAAGTTTCTTTATTATGATGTTTAGATGAAGAATCTTTTTCAGAcggttcttttttaatttcttttttaagaaattcactTCTAGCAGAATGTACTTTGTCttcctttttaattttgctaCATGCATGATTggaattaatattcattttactctGATGACCGTGATGATTGCTTGAACTGCTGCTGtcggttttatgttttttatctttacttgtcgtgagtgatgatgatgatgatggtttACATGatgaattacttttatgtttatcaACTTTATCACAagatgattttttatgtttatcatcttTAACCTTTACAGAATCACTTTTATGTTTCACTTCTTTAGTGTTGAAAGAATGACTAGATCTTTCTTCTTTTGACTTGTCTTTGGATTGCTCTTTATATTTACTGTGGTTGCtactaataattttactattactatGACTACTACTgtctttattattactaataccaCTATTACTACTGCTACTTTTACTACTGCTACTAGGATTTTTGCTACCACCATTAGAATGAGATTTATGATCATGTGAATGTTTATCCTTTGATGAAGATGAATGtctatgtttttcttctttttttttatatttctcatgcTTTTTATCAGTATGTCTttgagagatttttttatttttatgtgactCATCATCTGAGCTGCtctcattattttcttctttctcatatttcttctttttatagtGGTGCTGCTGTTCATCATCACTCTCTGATACACCACTCAATCTTGAGTGGAAAATATTCTCTTGTTCCtctatttcttcttcttcctcgacTTCCTCCTCATCTTCCACTCTACTATGCTGAGATTCAGCGTCAGAAACAGGGGCTGACTTATCATTATCAGAAGCAATATCTTCAATTTCTGCATCGGGTATCATATCTTCTTCATATTCTGAAGATTCTGGttcttcttttataaatgaacttaaaTACGGGTTGGGCCTGATTTCTTCTTCACTTTCATCTTCCTCTTCTGCAGTATCTTCTGTTTCATTCTCCtcctcttcttctttttcttcatcttcaTTACTTTCTGCCTCACTAATATTGCCACCACCATCATCACTATCACTACCACTTCTTTCATCATCTGATGATGACTGTGATTTTAATCTTCGTTTCTTAATACTACCTTCAGAATCCTCATCGGATTCATCAATAGCTTTACGCTTTTCTCGTGTTGGTTCTTTAACGGAATGATTTGATTTGCTATGATGTTTATGCTCCTTAAACTCTTTATCTCTAATTTCTTTCTTGTCACTTCTATAATTATCAGCCTTGTGTTCTTTAGTTAAAGAATGCTTTTCGACTGAATGTgagctattttttttatgatcccTATGGtgtatatttttatcaacatttgaTCTGTGATGATtatgatatttatcattttccttTGACTTATGGTCTCTactgctgctgctgttgctgcTGCTATGGTGATTAGACTCAATTACTTTGGATTGTTTTTCATTGCTATGATGACGCTCAGTACCGCTTTCTCTTGGTTGTTTTTCCTTACCGTTGCAATAATTTGAATCTTTTTctcttaaatgtttttcttttccattGTAAGAAGAATATTTATTGATACTCTTGCTAGAATTAGTTTTTTCATCATGTTCTCCTTCACTGGTCTCTTCAGCAACCATAGCTTTCCATTTAAAAACCAATGCCTTAGCTGCTTCAGCCATTTCTCCTCCATATTTTCTTAGAGCGTTTACAGATTTGCCAATACCTGTTTCTTCCAAATGTTGAACTGTAACACGTAATTTAAATAACCGTTGAATACAATGAATGACctgaaaaagaaggaataaatagtgttagaaaaattaatccacataaaaatataaaaaaagacttcaaaaataaagatgtacacaaaacaagttaaaataattaataaatcaacaaaaatattttatatagtacatGATTTCCCAGAAAAAAAGGATACAATTACTTATTAGTTAGTACTGTACCTAAGTACCTGTACCTAGTACCTAAGCAAGCATTGGCAAGGGAAGCTTGTTTCAGAagtaaaatattatcagaaaaatttCCGATCCACAACTGAACCACAAGAAAAAACCTTACATGATCCTCtttaaaacccattttttcctttgtttacttattataaaaagtaattataatttttacttacatacaaatatgaatttttactttttaaatgagtCAGAATTGTAATACTGAATTTAGTAACAAAGAATGTAATCATCAAGAAAAgggaataaatgaatgaaaagtaATGCCCTGTTTAAATGAATGTAGGGTGTTCAACCtgtcaattaaataattatcattaaaaaagaaattatgtaaatcaattaaggtgaaaaaagtatagtaacaaaatgtatatacaaataagaatcaaatagaatatttaCAAGTATGCAGCATACAAGaagaaaatttacttgaaaaataaatttgttttctcaaccaaacttttttgtaatgttaaaactcatcatgacaaaaatatttaaataacttgaagcttcagattaataaaattaagctgAGGTTTAGGTAacctatattctttttttatttttgaatggttTGGTGCACTTCAATTTCTTTCTACTCCATACTAAGCCTTAACATACCTCCTACATCCTGAATTACGTCTCGACATCAGTCAAGTCAGAGATAGCAAGCGGAGTGGATGTATGTCAAATGGTCTCACGTTCACTTATTCActaacgatcattttatttactttaacaatcTTTTCTTCATAACAGAAATGATTTGCAATAGCAAAGCTGTAGAACCTAACTTTTTTGATTAAGaaacatgaatattaaatatttaaaaagttgaagTGTTTTACTTGCAACAAGTCAACCCATAATAATGCTGTTAAAATTTTGTGCTCTGAATGTAGCAGTTTATTTCACAGCAGCTGTATCAGTATGAATAAAGATGTGAATTCTTGCTTAAAGAAAACAAATCATGGTTTTGTGTTACTTATGGTAACGTATGACATGAAGGTGTGAAATTTGAATCAATTTAGATAAGTGATAATATAACCAATAATGtactggaaaatttaataaaatcactgGGATATGAGCTTAAAGAGACATTAAGGTTAGTGAAAAAGATACTGGTAATTTGATTGAAAATTGTCATGAAAGAATTGCtgaaattaatacagaaataaaagataataatcaaTAACAAAGACATCATACCTactcttttaaacttttttttttttaaacttgactCTTGTTTGGCAAAAATTGAGTCTAATGGCAGAAAACATTAGTTTCAGAAAGTTTACCAGTAGGAAAAAAGTTGATCAGTAGGTTATAGACATGGAACAATGTTCAAGATCTAATAGTGTTGAAATTTTCAGAGTACCAGAGAAATCAAATGAGAATGTGTGTAGCATAGTTAAGCAGATTGGAGTAGGTTTAGATGTTAATACATGTGAATCAAGTAGTACAACCAATGCTTGTCATAGACTGCTAAATCATAATAAAGAGTCTACTGCAGTGGTGGTAATAATTGCTAGGTTTGTTGGAAACCTAGCAACAAAAgctaaaaaatcaaaagtaaaagtaCTTATGGCCGAGGTGAGAAAATTCTTCTGCAAATAACTGCTAACTCTAAAGTGATAGAACTGAATTACATGGAAGATCTGCAGGATCTgtaagctaaatttttttttttgttaaatgaaatatggCTATAGTAAATAACTTCATTTCATTAAAtgacttcattaattttaactttaataaatgtaatcttttaaGCATAACATAGTTTTATTCCGCAAAATATTAGACGTAGGTGgaaaaatcttaatctttttctTGCCAGAGTTGAAGTGTTTTACCTGATGTTACTATCCTAACTGAAATTTGGTTGTTTGTGAAAGACATTTGTTTAATATtgataactttttaattgtaataatgatGGTGTTTCAGGTGGTgttatggtttttattaaaaaacatttaacaacacAAGCACTCGAAGCTGATTTCACTACAGCAAactgtgtaataattaaaattaatttgatatgatgaatttattattgttagcCGTTTATAGGCTgcataaatatatgattaaatcCTTTTTATCATAACTGCAGGAATATTTATCTAAACTGTATTATTGTAATCTTGTGGTAGCCAGtgatatgaattatatattaaaaattcctgTAAGTCCACTAACCCAAATATCATTgagaataaacttttaatttcacattttggCCTTGAATCTTTTATTAATTCTCCAATAAGAATTACAACTATTTCCAGTACCTGCATTGAGCATGTCTTAGTTAGATTTgtctgtaatattaattttgctttgtaatgctttaatatttatttaaactgctTATGACAGTTTTATCAGTATACAGCTTAACCTTTACTTCTTTAGTAAACTAAAGTACTAAAATCTTTCTCACAATTAGTAAATCTCTCAAACCTTTGATTGATAGCGGTTTTTGTGCTAGGATTAAACAAAGAAATGGTCTGTATAAAAAGGTTAAGAATGAAGCGTGGaatgagaaattaataaacatactaAAAATCATTCAGGAATAAATTACATGCTGATTTGTGTAAAGCTAAGgataaatactattataataaattagaaaataaatagtaaGAGTGACACTCATAAACAGTGGAAGATCCTTAATGATTTGCTTGGCAGGAGAACTgctaaaacaaatattgaatctCTATGTTCTTGATGATAATACTACTGTCACTGATTCTCATTCTattgttaatgaatttaataattattttatcagtgttGTAGACCAATTAATTGTACCTACTAACCCTTTAAATACTATAAATGATACTGTCAGTTTGGCTTACTACAATGAGTATTTCTGAACCAATAATGTTGGAGATTCACTCTTTTTAGCTCCTATGTCTGGCGATGACAGCATATCTACTtccaatctaaaataaatttcatttgaaatagtggatattttttaatttatcagtaatttttcgCTAAGCTCAGGTGAATTCCCCATGGTAATGAAAagaccagtttttaaaaaaaggagatcgTGATAAGTTGGGAAATTACAGACCTATCTCTCTTTTATCTGTTACTCTAAAATTTGTGAAAAgtgcattaaatttcatttaattaacttcttaaataaaaataaattttttagtaataatcagTTCGGTTTCCGTGAAGGTCTTGGTACTGAGCACACTCTTTTAAGGCTGGTAAGTGATATTTATCGTTCTGTTGATGAAAGTTTTCAACAACAGTATTATTCATTGACTTAACTAAGGCTTTTGACACTGTAAATCATGAAAAGCTAATTGAAGGGCTTGGTTTTGCGGGTGTGAGAGGTTGCGCGAATTTATTTAGCGACTAAGTAATAGGGAACAGGTGGTCACTCTGGATGGTGAAACTAATGATCCACTTCTGATAAAATGTGGTGTTTCTCAGAGTTAAGTTTTGGGTCCAATATTCTTTCTAATTTATGAAACAATCTCTCTTAATGCCAACCCACAAGAGAAGGTAACTGCTTATGCAAATGACATGTATGCTTTTGTATGCAGATTGAAACAATGAAATACTTGTGTTTAATGTTAAGATTCTTCTGTGAGTTGTACAGAACAtgtcaaatacataaataataaattgaaagcattataaaattattttattagattaagaaTGCCTGCTCTTAGGCTATACTGAGGTTTCTGTATTTGGCTTTGGTTGAGTCTCTTTTGTCCTATGGGAAACCCATTTATCTACAATTAAACCTTTATTAACAGcacaaaatatatcattaacaTTCTGGCTTTCAAATCACATTTCACCATCTCTTCCATTGTTTAAGGATCTTAATTTACTTCCTTTAtagtatttatagttttatatgtcTTTTATGTTAGAagtatttcatacataaaaagGTGCATAATACTCATTACTTTTCTATTCCTAGAACTCATAAAACTGTTACACAAAACCTTTTTACCTACAGTGCACCACATAGTTATAACAAATTACTGCTAAAGTTAAGAGGTATTAGCAATTTTTATCGAATTAAAACTGAGCTAAAAAGTGGTTATCATCTTGCGatgacattaatttatttttcactatagtAACATAGTTATggaataaaatcttctttttttgcttttatggTTGGAGTTCGCACGTAttcaattatttgtaaattattttgggTTGTTATTTAGTTAGAGgcacaataacaataaatacatctgtttatatatataatgaaaatataactttgGGTTACCTAAATTttgtcatgaaatttttttttaataatttttattttatttatttacttactgttactcttgtaagttattaaaagtgtataattttatttataatgttgtaaaattttctgctattttttgggtaatttcataagaaagctacctattgtaatgggtaccatgattcgacttccgcaaaatttcaatatatcttcgcatttcacattccccagaccccaaaaccactgtcagctcaaaagtttatacatatcactttcttgtggacacaataactgctgtaattttgcgccaatcacttttaaattgttccttaaaaataactcgtcccaaaatttcggttgagttcgttaacagctgaaatcagaccatggggatggaaacggggtggcttttttgaaaaaaaaaaacaaacaaaatattgctgcaaccttcttattaagtgaaatattgaattcatttaaagttcctactgttcattggataagggcctaaaacttatctaagtaaagttttttgatatcaccaactgtTGACCCAggaagtggaaaaaatggggtttagaagacaaataaaattcatccctcccttaataggcacagtatcaaatctgtttaaagtggtcgttagacctttaaacattacctaaaactattgtctgaaacaatttttgatatgaccaacttttATGACAAAGGATGACCAAATGTtgttggaattataagaagatggggcttgttgaatgctatatgaaactttttttcacatgcaaccattgtcatattgagtaaatctgaaatttttcttaactttaaggtgaaaattttttttatccactacttagcatcggtgaaatctacctccgctttctggcgtgctgaaagggatttttttctttgtactgaTGATgaagataactttaaaaatttgaattataatttcatacattCTAATCTTTGCCATTCTTTACTGTTTTTACTATCTACACTTCCTTCTAcaaccaaattaattaataatgggTGCTTTAATGTATGTTCCAACAGCCTTCATCTTCTTTTGCAACATTCTTCTACTAAGTCCTCTCTTCTCCAGTTTGTCTCTAAACTTAATTTTGAATTCTATCAatccataaaattttcaactaaaagttTTCCTGTAATACCTATCTCAAAGGCCtctattttaaatttgttctacTTTACCTGTTGTCATGTTTCACAGCCATGATGCACTGTATGTTGTATAAATACGTCTTTTCTaactctaaatatatttttatacatcttgATTCCTTCTCTGTTTTCCACACTTATAAAAATCTGCATTTAATAACTTCTTTATAGTGTTTTCCAATTATACTACCTTAATAGTAATTTCATAGATTTTGTTATATGATAAtcaatcttaataaaatactactcattgttttCATTACTGGTACAtttctttatcaatattatagttgtgtttactttaaaaataaacttcttcacaataataaatccatacaattttttacattttctaattcattcccAGTTTCAGCCAAAACAACAATATTAGcagattgtaacattttttattttctatcctatttttacagatttctttcattgtttctatatatatttcCAATAGTAAAAAGAGCAGACtacatccttaattttttttgctgcagcttttctttattatattttcttattacttaaCCACCCACAATTCttgtacaaattataatttactattccCTCTACATTTCAGTATTCTGATTCTTCAaatcttatacattttatttcactctacATTAAATGGTTTTTCAAGACCTACAAACAAATGCCATGCACGTGGAATTTTCTCTTCAATCTGCTTATAATGTTAATAACGATAATGAAAACTGCTCTATacattctaatgtttttttttctgaaattgaaatgatcttcataaaaatagaccttcttttctttttccttttgttcttttccacaaatatttattacattaacaaagtgcttattaaaagagattttgaataatgaatattatttgtatagtATCATCCCATGGTGATTAGTTTCCCAATAGCTGGAGGCaagatatgaaataattttagcaGTATAAGAAAGATTTATTACACAATGTTGTAGATATCATATGTATTTAATCTGGGGAGAAAAACCATTCAGTTTAcaagagtaattttttcttttgaatttttattac belongs to Lycorma delicatula isolate Av1 chromosome 1, ASM4794821v1, whole genome shotgun sequence and includes:
- the EloA gene encoding transcription elongation factor elongin A, whose translation is MSYKSVLEQIKHYQKDIDKCPENSKRVIHCIQRLFKLRVTVQHLEETGIGKSVNALRKYGGEMAEAAKALVFKWKAMVAEETSEGEHDEKTNSSKSINKYSSYNGKEKHLREKDSNYCNGKEKQPRESGTERHHSNEKQSKVIESNHHSSSNSSSSRDHKSKENDKYHNHHRSNVDKNIHHRDHKKNSSHSVEKHSLTKEHKADNYRSDKKEIRDKEFKEHKHHSKSNHSVKEPTREKRKAIDESDEDSEGSIKKRRLKSQSSSDDERSGSDSDDGGGNISEAESNEDEEKEEEEENETEDTAEEEDESEEEIRPNPYLSSFIKEEPESSEYEEDMIPDAEIEDIASDNDKSAPVSDAESQHSRVEDEEEVEEEEEIEEQENIFHSRLSGVSESDDEQQHHYKKKKYEKEENNESSSDDESHKNKKISQRHTDKKHEKYKKKEEKHRHSSSSKDKHSHDHKSHSNGGSKNPSSSSKSSSSNSGISNNKDSSSHSNSKIISSNHSKYKEQSKDKSKEERSSHSFNTKEVKHKSDSVKVKDDKHKKSSCDKVDKHKSNSSCKPSSSSSLTTSKDKKHKTDSSSSSNHHGHQSKMNINSNHACSKIKKEDKVHSARSEFLKKEIKKEPSEKDSSSKHHNKETLLKNSSSEKISVNNVKLKQEVKIKAEKLSDDDEDGIDCGSGASFADALLVMSESVKKPPKKKVSSSSLKKSVSSSSSPASNKQTLPPVSNKLPANSKSHSTKESKEPLLLMKDIKLEPLDKNIASTLPEITPHYHPLPHYSPPEYGAVKRAKTLSEEEALSSIMSTKNQRTKVFSGNKCASVIGYVPSLNDICIKVLLDNIGALEYTGGIPYYILKPIFERLTPEQLSKLEYYNPYLLDDTDVHWEFHCKKDFRGKQRGEMESWRDLYMRCLDERKEKFKALTANIKETIKQSTPVRKTQLAYVDSVVKPPRGIIRKQAKYGTSSVAKQDIMAKAVVGAVAGPPTKTVVPLPPASSSSRSVHQSSSVFKKKKAPLMMKTLQLMKGNRFKR